A genomic segment from Desulfurispirillum indicum S5 encodes:
- a CDS encoding chalcone isomerase family protein: MRVLSIVLLILLTGTGAGAVEVAGVRLPAVVTLENDELKLNGYGVRKRMIFDIYIGSLYTAASVRSFQEAVNEPAGKIIRMDFLHRRVGKQNIVEAFEAGLRNNSPEMAAQADTVAFLDWFTQDFVRGDQVELRLLRDGTITALQNGTVLGSLRNPELAKGILGIYLGHTPADPSLKRGMLGL; this comes from the coding sequence ATGAGAGTTCTGTCAATCGTACTGCTGATTCTGCTGACCGGAACAGGTGCCGGTGCTGTGGAGGTTGCCGGAGTGCGTCTGCCCGCGGTTGTGACCCTGGAGAATGATGAGTTGAAGTTGAACGGATATGGAGTGCGTAAACGCATGATTTTCGATATCTACATTGGCTCACTGTACACCGCTGCTTCCGTGCGCAGTTTCCAGGAAGCCGTAAACGAGCCAGCTGGCAAGATCATACGCATGGACTTCCTCCATCGCAGGGTCGGCAAACAGAATATCGTGGAAGCCTTTGAGGCAGGGCTGCGAAACAATTCACCCGAAATGGCCGCACAGGCAGACACGGTCGCGTTCCTTGATTGGTTCACTCAGGATTTTGTCCGGGGTGATCAGGTGGAATTGCGGTTGCTGCGCGATGGAACCATCACCGCCCTGCAGAATGGAACCGTACTGGGTTCCCTGCGAAACCCTGAACTGGCGAAAGGCATCCTGGGGATCTACCTAGGCCATACTCCGGCTGACCCCAGCCTGAAGCGAGGAATGCTGGGACTTTAG
- a CDS encoding MerR family transcriptional regulator codes for MPTQKSDLIPIGEVANQLGITTRTIRYYEEIGLMGCPERLSGNTRMYGRPDILRLKFILKLKELGITLKEMQELAENFDVHNQDFATITPKLLDILDSHINKVDEKIAKLSSLRKEVVEYRARIVDILKGKTQPIQ; via the coding sequence ATGCCAACTCAGAAAAGTGACCTCATCCCCATCGGCGAAGTCGCAAATCAATTGGGAATAACCACCAGGACCATCCGTTATTACGAGGAAATCGGCCTGATGGGCTGCCCTGAGCGACTCAGCGGCAACACTCGCATGTACGGTCGCCCCGACATACTGCGACTGAAATTCATCCTGAAGCTCAAGGAGCTCGGCATCACCCTGAAGGAAATGCAGGAACTGGCGGAGAACTTCGACGTCCACAATCAGGATTTTGCCACCATTACGCCGAAGCTGCTCGACATACTCGACAGCCATATCAACAAAGTCGATGAAAAGATCGCGAAACTCAGTTCACTGCGCAAGGAAGTCGTCGAGTATCGCGCGCGCATCGTGGACATTCTCAAAGGAAAAACGCAACCCATACAATAA
- a CDS encoding electron transfer flavoprotein subunit alpha/FixB family protein — MNVLLIGESREGKIQDSTYELVAFAQALGAEATMFLAGSAEQLPAWNGTLHLLETPAGREFQPDAHADAIAAIVDQLKPQMVVFSHSSSGWDLAPRVAFRLGAGQISEVMEVAEDGYIVPACNAKLRRTVQATTELTVLTLQAGAFNPQAEPAGTPDVRKVDAVGQGKMEFVGYEAAEATGVDLSRAEIIVSAGRGIGKAENVEMVQALAQALGGELGASRPVVDAGWVDHSRQVGNTGQTVTPKLYVACGISGAIQHLAGMKNSDYVVAINTDKDAPIGEVADVLVVADVKQFVPALTEALRR; from the coding sequence ATGAACGTATTACTGATAGGAGAATCTCGCGAAGGAAAGATACAGGACTCCACATACGAGCTGGTGGCATTCGCCCAGGCGCTGGGTGCCGAAGCCACCATGTTTCTGGCTGGCAGCGCTGAGCAGCTTCCCGCCTGGAATGGAACCCTCCATCTGCTGGAGACGCCAGCTGGCAGAGAATTTCAACCAGATGCCCACGCCGATGCCATAGCCGCGATTGTTGACCAGCTGAAGCCGCAGATGGTGGTCTTCTCTCACTCCTCCTCTGGATGGGATCTGGCGCCACGGGTGGCGTTCCGACTGGGAGCCGGACAGATCTCCGAAGTCATGGAGGTGGCGGAGGACGGCTATATTGTTCCGGCATGTAATGCCAAACTGCGACGCACCGTCCAGGCCACCACCGAGCTGACGGTGCTGACGCTGCAGGCGGGGGCGTTCAATCCCCAGGCGGAACCAGCGGGTACACCCGATGTGCGGAAAGTGGACGCCGTCGGCCAGGGAAAAATGGAGTTCGTGGGCTATGAGGCCGCCGAAGCAACCGGCGTGGATCTCAGCCGCGCCGAAATCATCGTCAGCGCTGGCCGTGGTATCGGCAAGGCTGAAAACGTGGAGATGGTTCAGGCCCTGGCCCAGGCCCTGGGCGGCGAACTGGGCGCGAGCCGTCCGGTGGTGGACGCTGGCTGGGTCGATCACAGCCGTCAGGTGGGTAACACGGGGCAGACGGTCACGCCCAAGCTCTATGTGGCCTGCGGGATTTCCGGCGCCATTCAGCACCTGGCGGGCATGAAGAATTCCGACTATGTGGTTGCCATCAATACCGACAAGGACGCGCCCATCGGCGAAGTGGCCGATGTGCTGGTGGTGGCTGATGTGAAACAGTTTGTCCCTGCGTTGACGGAGGCCCTGCGCCGTTAG
- a CDS encoding 3-hydroxybutyryl-CoA dehydrogenase: MQYIGVVGAGQMGSGIAQVCAQYGYKVIIHDMSEEQLKRCVAGIEKNLIRQVEKGKLEENAIRPILGRIGCTRSLKEFQSCDIAIEAVTEKFMAKLETLQHLDDILKPEAIIASNTSSISITRLASNTRRPERFIGLHFMNPVPVMGLVEIIRGLGTSEETFSRARQLVESMDKEVAISADYPGFIVNRILIPMINEAICTLHEGVATAEDIDLAMRLGTNQPMGPLALADLIGLDTVLSIMEVLFDGFKDSKYRPCPLLTQMVAAGRLGRKSGQGFYSYP; encoded by the coding sequence ATGCAGTATATCGGAGTTGTCGGCGCGGGGCAGATGGGCAGTGGAATCGCCCAGGTGTGTGCTCAGTACGGATATAAGGTTATCATTCACGATATGAGTGAAGAGCAGTTGAAGCGGTGTGTCGCGGGCATTGAAAAAAACCTGATCCGTCAGGTGGAGAAGGGCAAGCTGGAAGAAAACGCCATTCGACCGATTCTCGGGCGTATAGGGTGCACCCGTTCCCTGAAGGAATTTCAGTCCTGTGATATTGCCATAGAAGCGGTAACAGAAAAATTCATGGCCAAGCTGGAAACCCTGCAGCACCTTGATGATATTCTCAAGCCGGAAGCGATTATCGCTTCCAACACTTCTTCCATCTCCATCACGCGCCTGGCCAGCAACACCAGGCGCCCCGAACGATTTATCGGCCTGCACTTCATGAATCCCGTGCCGGTCATGGGCCTTGTGGAAATCATCCGTGGCCTGGGGACTTCCGAAGAGACCTTTTCCCGTGCCCGTCAGCTGGTGGAATCCATGGACAAGGAAGTGGCCATCTCCGCCGATTACCCCGGATTTATCGTAAACCGCATCCTGATTCCCATGATCAACGAGGCCATCTGCACTCTCCATGAGGGGGTGGCCACTGCAGAGGATATAGACCTGGCCATGCGCCTTGGCACCAATCAGCCCATGGGCCCGCTGGCACTGGCGGATCTGATTGGTCTTGACACGGTGCTTTCGATCATGGAGGTGCTCTTTGACGGCTTCAAGGACAGCAAGTACCGCCCGTGTCCGCTGCTCACCCAGATGGTGGCCGCCGGGCGACTGGGCCGCAAGAGTGGTCAGGGATTTTATTCATACCCTTAG
- a CDS encoding acyl-CoA dehydrogenase, giving the protein MHFTLNEEQRLIRDTVREFATQEVAATAAQRDETETFDRELMFDRLAQLGLTGILFPETYGGAGADYLSYALTVEELSRVCASTGVTLSAHVSLGANPINLFGTPQQKERYLRPLATGEKMGAFGLTEPSAGSDAGGTRTTAVRDGESWILNGSKNFITNGGEADIYVVFARTDPQARKHHGISAFLVEKGTPGFSFGKKEVKMGIRSSPTTELVFENCHIPLENLLGSESEGFKVAMKTLDGGRIGIAAQALGIAQGALDHAVAYARERRQFDQPIGNFQAITFALADMQTRVDAARMLVYRAAVQADSGSSYSREAAMAKLFASETAMDVTTRAVQIHGGYGYTREYPVERMMRDAKITEIYEGTSEIQRLVIGTALLRN; this is encoded by the coding sequence ATGCACTTTACCTTGAACGAAGAGCAGCGATTGATCCGTGATACCGTGCGCGAATTTGCCACGCAGGAGGTAGCGGCGACAGCTGCCCAGCGTGACGAGACAGAAACCTTTGACCGCGAGCTCATGTTTGATCGCCTGGCGCAGCTGGGGCTGACCGGCATTCTTTTTCCGGAAACCTATGGCGGGGCCGGTGCTGACTATCTGAGTTATGCACTGACGGTGGAAGAGCTCTCCCGGGTGTGCGCCTCCACCGGGGTGACCCTGTCGGCCCACGTCTCCCTGGGGGCCAACCCCATCAATCTGTTCGGTACGCCACAGCAGAAGGAGCGTTACCTGAGACCCCTGGCAACGGGTGAGAAGATGGGCGCTTTCGGGCTGACGGAACCCTCGGCGGGTTCCGATGCCGGTGGTACCCGTACGACGGCGGTGCGGGATGGGGAGAGCTGGATCCTCAATGGCAGCAAGAACTTCATCACCAATGGCGGCGAAGCTGACATCTATGTGGTGTTCGCCCGTACCGATCCCCAGGCCCGCAAGCACCATGGTATCAGTGCCTTTCTGGTGGAAAAGGGGACACCTGGCTTTTCCTTTGGCAAGAAAGAGGTCAAGATGGGCATCCGCTCGTCGCCCACCACGGAACTTGTCTTTGAAAACTGCCATATCCCGCTGGAAAACCTCCTGGGCAGTGAAAGCGAAGGCTTCAAGGTGGCCATGAAGACCCTTGATGGAGGCCGTATCGGCATAGCCGCTCAGGCCCTGGGCATCGCCCAGGGGGCCCTGGATCATGCTGTTGCCTATGCCCGTGAACGCAGGCAGTTTGATCAGCCCATCGGCAATTTCCAGGCAATCACGTTTGCGCTGGCGGATATGCAGACGCGGGTCGATGCGGCCCGGATGCTGGTATACCGCGCGGCGGTTCAGGCGGACAGCGGCAGTTCCTACTCTCGGGAGGCCGCCATGGCCAAGCTCTTCGCGTCGGAGACTGCCATGGATGTGACCACCAGAGCCGTACAGATTCACGGTGGCTATGGATACACGCGGGAGTACCCGGTGGAGCGCATGATGCGCGACGCCAAGATCACGGAAATCTATGAAGGCACCAGCGAAATTCAGCGTCTGGTGATCGGTACCGCGCTGTTACGGAACTGA
- a CDS encoding electron transfer flavoprotein subunit beta/FixA family protein — protein sequence MKILVCIKQVPDMESRFKVNGEGTWYEDSDLAWRMNEYDEYAVEQAVQLQSQGGGAEITVLSIGPDRVKEAMKKALAMGADKGLHIQDDSSHKRDPWEIATMIANFARNEGFDLIFTGMQSQDRGSAQVGILVAQMLGIPAVSTVVSFHYDGGTVTVKRELEGGTKAVVKVPTPALFTCQLGLNTPRYPTLPNIMKAKKKELTSIPAAQVLSEPAAVVSTRALFVPQKKGGARVLEGEVSVLVTQLVGILKEKTGLVK from the coding sequence ATGAAAATTCTCGTGTGTATCAAGCAGGTTCCCGATATGGAATCGCGCTTCAAGGTTAATGGCGAAGGCACCTGGTATGAGGACAGCGATCTGGCCTGGCGCATGAATGAGTACGATGAGTACGCCGTGGAGCAGGCGGTACAGCTGCAGTCCCAGGGTGGTGGCGCGGAAATCACAGTGCTTTCCATCGGCCCTGACCGGGTCAAGGAGGCCATGAAGAAGGCATTGGCCATGGGCGCGGATAAGGGGCTGCATATTCAGGATGACAGCAGCCACAAGCGCGACCCCTGGGAAATTGCCACCATGATTGCCAATTTTGCCCGGAATGAAGGGTTTGATCTGATCTTCACGGGAATGCAGTCCCAGGATCGCGGTTCAGCACAGGTGGGGATTCTGGTGGCGCAGATGCTGGGTATTCCCGCAGTCAGCACCGTGGTCAGCTTCCATTACGACGGTGGCACCGTGACGGTGAAGCGTGAACTCGAGGGCGGTACCAAGGCGGTGGTCAAGGTGCCCACGCCGGCTCTGTTCACCTGTCAGCTGGGGTTGAACACTCCCCGTTACCCCACCCTGCCCAACATCATGAAAGCCAAAAAGAAGGAGCTGACCAGCATTCCGGCGGCACAGGTTCTGTCTGAGCCCGCTGCGGTTGTGAGCACCCGGGCCCTCTTCGTTCCGCAGAAGAAGGGCGGCGCCCGCGTGCTGGAAGGGGAAGTTTCTGTCCTGGTAACGCAGCTGGTGGGCATACTCAAAGAAAAAACCGGCCTGGTGAAGTAA
- a CDS encoding thiolase family protein: MNETVYVVDARRTPFGSFGGQLSDMPAPELAATVMRCMLTEAGLEGEQVSQVIIGQVLTGGAGQAPARQAMRAAEVPDSVPALTVNKVCGSGLKAIMLGADAIRLGDSSLVMAGGMENMSMSPYALPSMRFGARMGAVQSVDLMLHDALIDPYSGRHMGLVTEELIKHHRISRQEQDKYAICSYERSQSATRDGRFFEEMVPILKAVRKGEKLISDDEEPFKVVFEKIEGLKPVFSKEGTITAANASTINDGAAMALLADEDSVQRHALQPLGRLVAYTTFSTHPDRFAEAPIGAIERACALAGLKTGDIDLFEVNEAFSAVPLMVMKSLGIDLAKMNVNGGAVSIGHPVGASGARIAGTLLHEMKREGLRYGLATLCIGGGEAVAAIFERV; encoded by the coding sequence ATGAACGAAACAGTATATGTTGTAGATGCACGAAGGACGCCCTTTGGCAGTTTTGGCGGCCAGTTGTCGGATATGCCCGCTCCAGAACTGGCGGCAACGGTCATGCGCTGTATGCTGACCGAGGCGGGCCTTGAGGGGGAGCAGGTCAGCCAGGTGATCATCGGTCAGGTGCTGACCGGTGGAGCCGGGCAGGCCCCGGCACGTCAGGCCATGCGCGCTGCGGAGGTACCTGACAGTGTTCCGGCGCTGACGGTGAACAAGGTTTGCGGGAGTGGTTTGAAGGCGATCATGCTCGGGGCCGATGCCATTCGCCTGGGTGACTCGTCACTGGTGATGGCCGGGGGTATGGAGAATATGTCCATGAGCCCTTACGCTCTTCCATCCATGCGGTTCGGTGCGCGCATGGGCGCGGTACAATCCGTTGATCTGATGCTCCATGACGCCCTTATCGACCCGTACAGCGGCCGTCATATGGGGCTGGTGACGGAAGAACTCATAAAACACCATCGTATCTCCCGTCAGGAACAGGACAAGTATGCCATCTGCTCCTATGAGCGATCCCAGTCGGCGACCCGCGACGGCCGCTTTTTTGAGGAGATGGTTCCCATTCTCAAGGCTGTGCGTAAGGGGGAAAAGCTGATCTCCGATGACGAGGAGCCCTTCAAAGTGGTCTTCGAAAAGATTGAAGGGCTGAAACCGGTCTTTTCCAAAGAAGGCACCATCACGGCAGCCAACGCCTCGACGATCAATGATGGTGCGGCCATGGCGCTGCTGGCTGACGAGGACTCGGTGCAACGGCACGCTTTGCAGCCACTTGGACGCCTTGTGGCCTACACCACCTTCAGTACCCATCCCGATCGCTTTGCTGAGGCGCCCATAGGGGCTATCGAAAGGGCCTGCGCTCTGGCGGGGTTGAAGACAGGAGATATCGATCTCTTCGAGGTCAACGAAGCATTTTCTGCGGTTCCACTCATGGTGATGAAGTCCCTGGGCATAGATCTGGCAAAAATGAATGTCAATGGGGGAGCGGTTTCCATCGGTCATCCTGTCGGTGCCAGTGGTGCCCGCATTGCCGGAACCCTGCTCCATGAAATGAAACGCGAAGGCCTTCGCTATGGACTGGCTACCCTGTGCATTGGCGGGGGCGAGGCGGTTGCCGCCATATTTGAACGGGTGTAG
- a CDS encoding heterodisulfide reductase-related iron-sulfur binding cluster: MEFTREIYWNVGGSALTLVPMYLLSFLAIGIMAWGFWRRIKVYRQGGELTRTDNLRERVISLLKNMLLQTRVMRVRGAGTAHGLFFWGFAILFIGTCLILLQADITDPIFGIQFLKGNFYKVFSLSLDIAGLVAMLMLLGLLVRRYLVRPRGLETSWENAFMHGLLLLILFSGFVLEGARMAVTELGTPLAIWSPVGLVFAHGLKGLGESTLLNLHLYLWWVHFALALLFIVSIPFTKLRHLFTTPANSLLAYRGPMGKMSTLNLEDESAERFGAATVKDLTWKDIFDADACTQCKRCQDRCPAHVTDKPLSPMKVVNQVGEVAFAGGEANLIDTVSRDALWSCTTCRACEDICPASIEHLRKILDMRRNLVLMEGEFPGEEVMAAMENTEVNGNPLGMPFAARGDWAQDLGIRTLAEDADVDILFFVGCYASFDKRNQNVARSFVKLCQQAGVRVGILGKEEKCCGEPMRKLGNEYLYQTLAAENIALMEGYGVKKIVSTCPHCFNTLAKDYQDLGLNVEVEHSTVFLQKLLEAGRLKLSSRDFECTYHDSCYLSRHNEILDPPRQLLKAAGARIVEMERCGMENFCCGAGGGRILAEENLGSRISQHRVEMASQTGAPVLISNCPFCLTMFEDGVKGAELEGDLKPLDIAEILAERL, from the coding sequence ATGGAGTTTACACGGGAAATTTACTGGAATGTCGGTGGCAGCGCACTCACGCTGGTGCCCATGTACCTGTTGAGCTTTCTGGCAATCGGCATCATGGCCTGGGGCTTCTGGCGCCGTATAAAGGTGTATCGCCAGGGTGGAGAGTTGACACGCACCGATAATCTGCGCGAACGCGTCATCAGTCTGCTGAAGAACATGCTGCTGCAGACCAGGGTCATGAGGGTTCGGGGAGCCGGAACGGCTCATGGATTGTTCTTCTGGGGCTTTGCCATCCTCTTTATCGGCACCTGCCTGATCCTGCTGCAGGCCGATATCACTGACCCCATTTTCGGCATACAGTTCCTGAAGGGGAACTTCTATAAAGTCTTTTCCCTCAGCCTCGATATTGCCGGACTCGTCGCCATGCTCATGCTGCTTGGCCTGCTGGTGCGGCGCTATCTCGTTCGCCCGCGGGGCCTTGAAACCAGCTGGGAGAACGCCTTCATGCACGGACTCCTGCTGTTGATTCTGTTCAGCGGATTTGTGCTGGAAGGGGCGCGTATGGCCGTGACCGAGCTGGGCACCCCCCTGGCCATCTGGTCGCCGGTGGGCCTGGTGTTCGCCCATGGTCTGAAGGGGCTGGGTGAGTCCACACTGCTGAACCTCCACCTGTATCTGTGGTGGGTGCACTTTGCCCTGGCGCTGCTGTTCATCGTGTCCATACCCTTTACCAAGCTGCGCCACCTCTTCACCACGCCTGCCAACTCCCTGCTGGCCTATCGTGGGCCCATGGGGAAAATGTCCACCCTGAACCTGGAAGATGAAAGCGCGGAGCGCTTCGGTGCGGCCACCGTCAAGGATCTGACATGGAAAGATATCTTTGACGCGGACGCCTGCACACAATGCAAACGCTGCCAGGATCGCTGTCCGGCCCATGTTACCGACAAACCCCTCTCGCCCATGAAGGTTGTCAACCAGGTGGGTGAGGTCGCCTTTGCTGGTGGTGAGGCGAACCTCATCGACACCGTGTCGCGGGATGCCCTGTGGTCGTGCACCACCTGTCGTGCCTGTGAGGATATCTGTCCCGCCTCCATTGAGCATCTGCGCAAGATTCTCGACATGCGTCGCAATCTGGTGCTGATGGAGGGCGAGTTTCCCGGTGAAGAGGTCATGGCGGCCATGGAAAATACTGAGGTAAATGGAAATCCCCTGGGTATGCCCTTTGCTGCCCGTGGCGACTGGGCACAGGATCTGGGCATCCGGACTCTGGCTGAGGATGCTGACGTGGATATACTGTTCTTTGTGGGCTGTTACGCTTCCTTTGACAAACGCAATCAGAACGTGGCCCGCAGCTTTGTGAAGCTGTGTCAGCAGGCTGGCGTACGGGTGGGTATCCTGGGTAAAGAGGAGAAGTGCTGTGGTGAGCCGATGCGCAAGCTGGGCAATGAATATCTCTACCAGACCCTGGCGGCGGAGAATATCGCGCTGATGGAGGGGTATGGTGTGAAGAAGATCGTTTCCACCTGCCCCCACTGTTTCAATACTCTGGCCAAGGACTACCAAGACCTGGGACTGAATGTGGAGGTGGAGCACTCCACTGTCTTTCTGCAGAAACTGCTGGAAGCGGGGCGACTCAAGCTCAGCTCCCGCGATTTCGAGTGCACCTACCACGACTCCTGCTACCTCAGCCGTCATAATGAGATACTCGACCCGCCCCGCCAGCTGCTCAAGGCTGCTGGTGCCCGCATTGTGGAGATGGAGCGCTGTGGTATGGAGAACTTCTGCTGCGGAGCTGGAGGCGGGCGAATTCTGGCCGAGGAGAATCTGGGCAGCCGCATCAGCCAGCATCGGGTGGAAATGGCTTCACAGACTGGCGCGCCGGTGCTCATCTCCAACTGTCCTTTCTGTCTGACCATGTTTGAAGATGGCGTGAAGGGAGCCGAGCTGGAGGGTGACCTCAAACCGCTGGATATCGCGGAAATCCTGGCCGAGCGCCTGTGA
- a CDS encoding acyl-CoA thioesterase, which yields MSFQYPVQMRFSDIDAYGHVNNAVFFTYLETARTNFFLQSFRHFLDQGLLFLVAHAECTYRKPIPLCESVNIDMDIAHIGRSSFTITYRIHDGTSLYAEAKTTMVCLEKQSGKPVSIPEELRTLLTEHLTAPA from the coding sequence ATGTCTTTTCAGTACCCTGTGCAAATGCGGTTTTCTGATATTGACGCTTACGGTCATGTCAATAACGCTGTTTTCTTTACCTACCTGGAGACAGCCCGCACCAACTTCTTCCTTCAGTCGTTCCGCCACTTCCTTGACCAGGGGCTGCTCTTTCTGGTCGCCCATGCAGAATGTACCTACCGCAAGCCCATCCCGCTCTGTGAATCGGTGAACATCGACATGGATATCGCCCACATTGGCCGCAGCAGCTTTACGATCACCTACCGCATTCATGACGGAACCTCCCTCTACGCTGAAGCCAAAACCACAATGGTCTGCCTCGAAAAACAGTCGGGCAAACCCGTGTCCATTCCCGAAGAGCTGCGTACCCTGCTGACAGAGCATCTGACCGCACCAGCCTGA
- a CDS encoding DUF4442 domain-containing protein, with protein MHMENLRESWKSKLARLAFNIFPAYRRTGARVVFISHDWKRVKVKLPLNIWTRNAVGTLFGGSMFAAVDPVYMVMFMRLLGKAYVVWDKSAEIAFLKPGRTTLYAEFSIEDAELEYIRRELESAHSLDRVYRISLCDHDHVEHAVVNKTLYFRKNRER; from the coding sequence ATGCATATGGAAAACCTGCGCGAATCATGGAAGTCAAAACTGGCGCGACTGGCCTTCAATATCTTTCCTGCCTATCGCCGAACCGGCGCGCGGGTGGTGTTCATATCCCACGACTGGAAACGGGTGAAGGTGAAGCTGCCTTTGAATATCTGGACGCGCAATGCTGTGGGAACGCTTTTTGGCGGTTCCATGTTTGCCGCCGTTGACCCGGTGTACATGGTGATGTTCATGCGCCTGCTCGGGAAAGCGTATGTGGTGTGGGACAAGTCTGCTGAAATCGCATTTCTTAAACCTGGCAGGACAACGCTGTACGCTGAGTTCTCCATTGAAGACGCGGAGCTTGAGTATATCCGCAGGGAGCTGGAGTCAGCGCACTCCCTGGATCGCGTCTATCGGATCAGCCTCTGTGACCATGACCACGTTGAGCATGCCGTAGTGAATAAAACGCTGTATTTTCGCAAAAACCGAGAGCGGTAA
- a CDS encoding DUF4442 domain-containing protein has product MKGFALLRTLLGRARHSKFWLWVLNLVLGRMIPFNRPHGFCILSIDEKGIMTTAPYRRNNFNHIRGIHACAIATIAEFSSGITLLSHIDPSRFRLIMARLEVEYAYQAKSRLRAVTDLTEQQIAEEFLRPLQTDGVVQRQVQTRVYDQDDRLVATGFITWQVKSWELVRTRVE; this is encoded by the coding sequence ATGAAAGGATTTGCTCTGTTGCGTACACTGCTGGGGCGCGCCCGGCACTCGAAATTCTGGTTGTGGGTGCTGAACCTGGTGCTTGGGAGGATGATCCCCTTTAACCGGCCCCACGGCTTCTGCATCCTCAGTATTGACGAGAAGGGCATTATGACCACAGCGCCCTATAGGCGCAATAATTTCAACCATATCCGTGGCATACACGCCTGTGCCATTGCCACCATCGCCGAATTTTCTTCGGGCATAACCCTGCTGAGCCATATAGACCCTTCCCGGTTTCGCCTGATTATGGCGCGTCTGGAAGTGGAGTATGCCTATCAGGCGAAAAGTCGTCTGCGGGCCGTTACCGATCTGACGGAGCAGCAGATTGCCGAAGAATTTCTCAGACCGCTTCAGACAGACGGTGTGGTCCAGCGACAGGTGCAGACACGCGTGTACGACCAGGATGACAGGTTGGTGGCGACGGGATTCATCACCTGGCAGGTCAAGAGCTGGGAGCTGGTGAGAACCCGGGTTGAGTAG
- a CDS encoding enoyl-CoA hydratase/isomerase family protein, giving the protein MQYRHLILERDEHTALVCIHRPKALNALNAEVVMELQQALQELEANSAIGAIILTGAGEKAFVAGADIAAMVAMTPAQALNFARQGQELLRRIVSMKTPVLAAVNGFALGGGLELAMACDFVYMSSTAKVGLPEVTLGIMPGFGGTQRLPQLVGRNRANELIMTGRMISAREACEWGIANALCEPAELLERTRECARRIAANSRNAVASAKEAIARGLDMGHDDGLAYESALFAGLFAGADQREGMQAFLQKRAPQFIPGGE; this is encoded by the coding sequence GTGCAATACCGGCATCTGATTCTTGAAAGAGACGAACACACCGCCCTGGTCTGCATTCACCGGCCCAAGGCGCTGAACGCCCTGAACGCCGAGGTTGTCATGGAGCTGCAACAGGCGCTGCAGGAGCTTGAAGCAAACAGCGCCATAGGTGCCATCATCCTGACAGGTGCTGGCGAGAAGGCCTTTGTGGCGGGCGCGGATATTGCCGCCATGGTTGCTATGACACCCGCCCAGGCACTGAACTTTGCGCGGCAGGGGCAGGAGCTCCTGCGTCGCATTGTCTCCATGAAGACGCCGGTGCTGGCGGCGGTCAATGGGTTTGCCCTGGGGGGAGGTCTGGAACTGGCCATGGCCTGTGATTTCGTTTACATGAGCTCCACGGCCAAAGTGGGGCTGCCGGAAGTGACCCTGGGAATCATGCCGGGATTTGGTGGAACCCAGCGGCTGCCACAGCTGGTGGGGCGCAACCGTGCCAATGAACTCATCATGACCGGACGCATGATAAGCGCCCGTGAAGCCTGTGAATGGGGCATTGCCAACGCTCTGTGTGAGCCCGCTGAACTGCTGGAGAGAACCCGGGAGTGTGCCCGGCGGATAGCCGCAAACAGTCGCAATGCGGTGGCCAGTGCCAAGGAGGCCATTGCCCGTGGCCTGGATATGGGTCATGACGATGGACTGGCCTATGAAAGCGCGCTGTTCGCGGGACTCTTTGCCGGTGCTGACCAGCGTGAAGGCATGCAGGCTTTTTTACAGAAGCGAGCGCCTCAATTTATACCAGGTGGGGAGTAG